The DNA window GTTCCCCAGTATCTCTGCCTGGAGACGAGCCAGTCCCTGAGCTTGTATTTCACCGTCCTCCTGCCAAGCCCGTTGCATTCAAGATATTCTCCAATCTTCTCTCTCCCCTTCTCACTTTCAAGTCCGGAAAATGTGCCAGAGTTTATCAGAACACCCTCACCTTCATATGCAGCTCCGGGCGGCACGGTCTTTCTTCCCTTCACAACTTCCCGTATAGGAAGCTTGTACTTCAATGAGAAATCCATGTCCCGCTGATCGTGAGAAGGCACTGCCATGATTGCCCCGGTTCCGTATTCCAGAAGCACATAGTTTGCAATCCAGATAGGTATCTCTTCGTGAGTGAACGGATTTATCGCAAACGAGCCGGTTGGAACGCCGCACTTCTCCTCTTCTGTCTCCCATTGCGCCTTGAGCGACGTCCTCCTAACGCTTTCAATGAATTTCATGGCCTCCGGCCCGCATGCGTCGGTTATGAGCTCGGAAATCTTCGGGTGGTCGGCGGAAAGCACAAGATAAGTTGCACCGAAGATTGTGTCGGCCCTAGTTGTAAAGCAGCTTAACCTGAAATCCTTTCCCTTCACCGGGAAATTAATCTCCGCCCCTTCGCTCCTCCCTATCCAATTCTTCTGCATGGTCTTCACCTTCTCGGGCCACCCGGTGAGAAGGTCAAGGTCATCGAGAAGTCGATCGGCGTAGGAGGTTATCTTGAAGAACCACTGTTCGAGTTCGGTCAGCGTGACAGGCGTATCGCATCTTTCACACGCGCCTCCGACAACTTGCTCGTTGGCAAGGACTGTCTTGCAACCCGGGCACCAGTTCGCCAGGGCATTTGCCTTATATGCAAGTCCGTTCTCAAAGAGCTTGAGGAACATCCACTGAGTCCACCTGTAATAAGTCGCATCGCAAGACGCCACCTCCCTGTCCCAGTCATACCCGACTCCCCACGCCTGAAGTTGTTCCTTTATTCTGGCGATCTTTGATTTGGTCCAGACTTCAGGATGAAGGTTGTTTGCTATGGCAGCATTCTCGGCCGGAAGGCCAAAGGCATCCCACCCCATGGGAGACAGGACATTCATCCCATTCATTATGTTCACTCTTGCGACCACATCGCCAATGATGTAGTTCCTGCCATGGCCAACGTGGAGCTCGCCGGACGGATAGGGAAACATCATGAGGCAGTAGAATTTCTTGGCCGGGGAAGCGGGTTTCATCTTGAAAAGGCCGGTTCTATCCCACTCGGCTTGCCATTTCTTCTCAATCTCGCGGACGTTATAGGGGACTTCGTTGTCTTCCATGGGGGGAGCCTATCAGCAGGCTATTTCTTTGTCAATTTATGCAGAAGGAGTTCGATACCGAGGTCCCAAGGAACTCTGCTGTTCTTGAGCTCGAACTCAGACTCAAAAACACTGGAGAGACTGGCCCTGAGATCTTCCCATGGGAGCGACTCTGCCTGAGGTCCAAGCTTGTTGATCTTCCAAGCAACGTAGCGCAGATGCTGAGGTATTGGGAAGCCGGCTCCGGCTGCTTTTGAGACAGCGAGGAGGCCGTATTCCCTTGAGATCGCCGGGAAGACCTTGTTGCGTTCCGTTCCCGCCAAGAGGTTCTTTTCAAGTGCGAAGAAGGCAGCTTTCCTGTTCTTCTGAGAAGTTTTCTCTGCGACTTCAAAAACAGAAATCTCTTTTCCAAAGCCCTGGACATTCTCAACAGTCTCCTGGTCCAGCGCAGGAGAAGTCCCCGCATAGGCGATCAACTTTTCGAGCTCGTTGCCAACCGTCCAGAGGTCCATTCCGCAGGATTCAAGGAGCATATCTATTGCACCCTGGCTTATCTCCTTCCCCGCCTTCTTCACTTCTCCTCTGACCCACCGCTCTGCATCACGATTGGTGAGCTGAGGAAAATCCACGACAACGCCGTGATTCGAGCCTTCGATTACCTTGAAAAGCGGCGACCTGTTCACATCCTTTTCTTGTGAAGTGAATATGAGCGAAGTAGCGGAGAGCGGGGATCGAAGATACTCAAGGAGTCTTGGTCTTTCGTCTGCGTCGAAGTCCAGGATCTCGAAAACAACGATTATCTTGTTCCCGGAAAAAAGCCCCACACTCCCGGCTTTTGCGAGGAGCTCATCAATGGGTATTTCGTCTGCGTGCAGTTTCTCGAAATCAAAGGCGAATATCTTCTCCTGCGAAAGTGACTTAAGAAGTTGGTCAATGGCCAGTCTCTTTCTGAATTCGTCCTTTCCGAAAAAGAGGTACGCTCCAAACCTCTCTCCTTTTTCAGCACGTCTAAGAAGCTCGTTCTGGCTCAACCGCATGCGGACTCGTCTTCCCCGGTTCGACCTACCACCCTTCGACTGTCCGTGTTATAACGTCGATGGCAATGGATTCCAGGGCTCTCCTTCTCCCCAACTGCTCCGTGGTTGCCTGGCTGCCTGCCACGTCATAGGTGGTCAATCCGACCAGGTCATCAGACCAAATCTGCTTGTTCTTCACGAGATCCTTGAATTCAACTTTGACCGTAATTGCCACCTGATACTCCTCCACCTGCTCGCGGGCATTGTAACCGAATACTCTGTTTTCATAGCCGATGATCGTCCCAAGCACAACGGAATTCGCCCGGGATTCGTCGGTAACTCTAAGATGGTTGTCCTGGATAATCGATCTCGTGAGGATTTCGGTGAGTTCCTGCTCCAGGCCGTATTCAAGCGTCTCATTCTTGAAGACAGGAACAGCAACTGTCTTGATGTGGGCCGGGAGCAAGGTTGATACCGTGTATCCGCAGCCCGAGATTCCGAGGAATGCAAACAAAATCAGGGAGCTTCTCAGCTTCACTATTTTTCAATCCCGTGCAGCTTGAGCCTGTACCGCAGCCTGTCCCGTTTTATGTTGAGGAGTTCTGCTGCCTTGGTCTGATTGCCGCCTGCTGTTCTTGTGGCCTTCTGGATAAGACTCTTCTCCAGGTCTCTCAGAAGTCTCTCGAGCTCAATCCCCTCCTCCGGAAGCTCGGGCAGTGAAAGGATTGAATCTATGGATGAAGAGAGCGAGTAAATCTTAATCCCGGTTTGCTGAAGTCCTTTTGCGATGTGCTCTTTCTGTATGGCGTCTCCGGATTCCAGGAGGATGGTCCTCTCGAAAAGATTCTTGAGCTCTCTTATGTTTCCGGGCCACGCGTACTCGAGGAGCAGCAACTCGGCCTCCGGGGAAATTGACTGAAAGTTCTTTCTGAACGCCCTGTTGAACTGAAGCATGAAGTGCTTTGCTATGTCAATAATATCCTCTTTCCTTTCTCTCAGGGGAGGAACTCTTATTGGAACGACCTTGAGTCTGAAGTAAAGATCTTCCCTGAATGATCCCTCTCTTACGGCATGTTCAAGATTCTGATTCGTGGCCGAAATGATTCTTACGCTTACCGTGATGTCCTTTGTGCCCCCTACCCTTCTGAAAGTCATCCTCTCCAGAACTCTCAGAAGCTTCACCTGAATAGTAAGACTCATCTCACCCACTTCGTCAAGAAAGAGCGTGCCGCCGTTTGCGAGCTCAAGAAGCCCCAGCTTCTGACTCCTTGCATCAGTGAATGCGCCCTTCTCGT is part of the Candidatus Eisenbacteria bacterium genome and encodes:
- a CDS encoding sigma-54 dependent transcriptional regulator; its protein translation is MNTTILIVDDEEAIRHFVGKFLEDEGFTVVTAATGGEAISLIGKDLPDVVLLDLKLPDMNGIDVLQKIKRAEPGLTVIMVTAYADVSSAVKAMKSGAFDYLNKPVNFEELLVVLDKALEQTKLWRELRHLRTQRKETFSRDFVRGRSPLILQIYEIVDQVAKSESTSVLIEGESGTGKELVANLIHEKSSRADKPFIEVNCAAIPRELLESELFGHEKGAFTDARSQKLGLLELANGGTLFLDEVGEMSLTIQVKLLRVLERMTFRRVGGTKDITVSVRIISATNQNLEHAVREGSFREDLYFRLKVVPIRVPPLRERKEDIIDIAKHFMLQFNRAFRKNFQSISPEAELLLLEYAWPGNIRELKNLFERTILLESGDAIQKEHIAKGLQQTGIKIYSLSSSIDSILSLPELPEEGIELERLLRDLEKSLIQKATRTAGGNQTKAAELLNIKRDRLRYRLKLHGIEK
- the leuS gene encoding leucine--tRNA ligase gives rise to the protein MEDNEVPYNVREIEKKWQAEWDRTGLFKMKPASPAKKFYCLMMFPYPSGELHVGHGRNYIIGDVVARVNIMNGMNVLSPMGWDAFGLPAENAAIANNLHPEVWTKSKIARIKEQLQAWGVGYDWDREVASCDATYYRWTQWMFLKLFENGLAYKANALANWCPGCKTVLANEQVVGGACERCDTPVTLTELEQWFFKITSYADRLLDDLDLLTGWPEKVKTMQKNWIGRSEGAEINFPVKGKDFRLSCFTTRADTIFGATYLVLSADHPKISELITDACGPEAMKFIESVRRTSLKAQWETEEEKCGVPTGSFAINPFTHEEIPIWIANYVLLEYGTGAIMAVPSHDQRDMDFSLKYKLPIREVVKGRKTVPPGAAYEGEGVLINSGTFSGLESEKGREKIGEYLECNGLGRRTVKYKLRDWLVSRQRYWGTPIPIIYCKKCGTVPVPESDLPVLLPGNVKFQPTGRSPLAESEEFLNTKCPRCSGPGRRESDTMDTFVDSSWYFLRFINPKKEDGPFDVADVNKWLPVDQYVGGVEHAILHLLYSRFITKFLNDIKMVNFPEPFENLFTQGMILKDGSAMSKSRGNTVSPDELVGRYGADTVRLYTLFIGPPEKDAEWSERGVEGANRFLKRVWRLVTENRESLPARVDRGSLRALEEPERVLRREIHAAIKGARDDLERLHLNTVVSRLMELVNACYLYVQSPGVKVTREDKGGAVLREAFEALLLMLAPFSPHMSEELWQMLGHKQSIFMSAWMEHDNGALAQEEFTLVVQVNGKVRARIQLPTGASRQEVEQAALSHPSITAQLKSRPAAKFIHVEGKLLNIVA
- the holA gene encoding DNA polymerase III subunit delta codes for the protein MSQNELLRRAEKGERFGAYLFFGKDEFRKRLAIDQLLKSLSQEKIFAFDFEKLHADEIPIDELLAKAGSVGLFSGNKIIVVFEILDFDADERPRLLEYLRSPLSATSLIFTSQEKDVNRSPLFKVIEGSNHGVVVDFPQLTNRDAERWVRGEVKKAGKEISQGAIDMLLESCGMDLWTVGNELEKLIAYAGTSPALDQETVENVQGFGKEISVFEVAEKTSQKNRKAAFFALEKNLLAGTERNKVFPAISREYGLLAVSKAAGAGFPIPQHLRYVAWKINKLGPQAESLPWEDLRASLSSVFESEFELKNSRVPWDLGIELLLHKLTKK
- a CDS encoding LptE family protein, whose translation is MKLRSSLILFAFLGISGCGYTVSTLLPAHIKTVAVPVFKNETLEYGLEQELTEILTRSIIQDNHLRVTDESRANSVVLGTIIGYENRVFGYNAREQVEEYQVAITVKVEFKDLVKNKQIWSDDLVGLTTYDVAGSQATTEQLGRRRALESIAIDVITRTVEGW